TACTTTTATGAGGgacgatttattttcgaaacgaCGCGATCTGTCCGTGAAAGATGCGTCGCCTGGATCCGCGCGTACGATCTTTCGTATATGCCAATCGTATATAATATGCCTTTTCTCTCGTGTTTTCTCGTCTAACGTAATACCAAAGTACACGAGCGATTCGCCGCCTTCGCGCAGATTAGAATACcaaattttccaaatttcgAGTAATTCGCACTAGTCGTTCGCATCGGCGAACGCGCCAAACTAACTAGACCATGAATAAAAGATGGGAAGAGGCAAGACGCGAACGAAAAAGCTACGATCTGTCTCTGGGTAGGTACCTACGTATCCGAACGTATACATATTCATCGCGGTCGCTTTTCAAGAagctcgaaaaaaaattcattttctattctacGCTCTTGCAGATCCAGATCTCTTCGCATTGTAAACCCCCGTTTTAATATGCGCGTGTTTCATAGGAAATATATggaaaatactttttctcCGGACTGCTTTCCTCGGACTCGTTCCTCTCGCATGAATCTCCTTCCAAAATCACCTCCGTGCCAGAGCTTCCGTCGTTCTATCCCATCGACGGAAGCGCGGATCGCGTTTAATGAAAAAGGAGCGAAATCTTTTCCGCGTTAACGCTATCTTACACTTCACGCGCGAGTGCCTGTTCACACAACGAATTTACACGCGAATCACGTGGTTCGCGTGCGTAAGAATAATTACACGTGGGCCGCGTATCGACTAGCGAGTACTTACACGTATACGCTTTTACCTGCGACGAGTGAACGATATACGCCTAGCTGTGTTATCTACGGCTCGTAACACAGCTAGACGTATATCTCATTGCCGGATTAAGAAATCTACAATTTgtaaagaaacgatcgatttcgtGCGATCCACGAGGAACATCGACGAGTGCCTCGGTGAATTCTTCgttataatcaaaaaaaaagaagcgagtaaagaaaagagagatatacctaagggaaagaaagaaaataaagataaaacgaaaaagcaTTTAATCGAGATACTTCTCGATCTCGTCGATCCGTGGATCCATCGATCCGTCGATCCGTCGATCCGTCGATCCGTCGATCCGTCGATCCGTCGTTTCTCGCAAGGCACGAAGGAGGCAAGAAAAATCGATGCCACGGAAACCGATGGAGTCATAAAATCAATCATAACGGAAAGGTTATGGCCGATTTTATCGCGATAACTGCACGCCGCGCGAATATATATCCTCGTCCAGTTAGAGCTCGAATTCCGTATTAATTAGGCAGCGCGACAAGGCGAAATTATGGAGGTACGGTAGATTCATTAAACCTTTAATAGTCGTTATAAAACCGGTGTTGTACGCTAAAGGAGGCGTCTACGTTCCGGACGCCTCTATtcaaaaaagaggagaaaaagaaagtattttcGAAATAGTTTCCAACTTTCaaagtacattttttatataaatatagaaaaaggcATAAGCAagtgtaagaaaaaagatggaatcTATCTCTTTGTCAGGCCCTGCGGAATGGAAATTACTACGGATGTAGAATTTCGTCGGGGTGGCACGTAAAGAAGGGACATCGCGACGGGTGACTAGAATCACCTCGGCCcgtcgattctctctctctctctctcgaaagagagagagagagagagagagagaaagaatcctACTCGACGAAGAGTCCAGGATGGGGGCGCCCCCTTGGCGACTACGGCACGGATCTCGCGCCATTACTCAGAGGTATCGTGCTGCTGTTTCTACCGCTAGAAAAGTCGGCATAAAGCAGCCAAGAGGACGAACCTGGCCGCCCATCGTGCTCGCTTCGAATACCCGCGTAAAAATGACTTGTGTCAACGTGCGTTCACGGACCCCCTGCAGCTCCATCGCCACCACCTGGCCACTCGAGGATCTTGTTTTACAATGaccaaagaaaaaggagaagcgatagagagagagagagagagaaagaggaagagagaaatctgGACCTCGCGGTACGAAGAACCTTGCATTGTCATCGGttttacgatttattcgaCCAACTTTATTTGTTAAAGTTAGTTTAGATAAATTATCCTAAAACTATCTTTCGTTTCGAGTTTGATTGCATGATTCTTGCATGCAATTCCAAGCTAAAGGGGCCGACTTTAATAACTCCGTAAATAATCGGAcgtttccccttctctctctctctctctctctctcgggcGCGCACGCGGTCATCGATTCGAAAATGATTAGCGATAATGTCAAGGGAGTGGAGGAGGCACGTTCGCGATGCGTCCGTGACTCCTCTCGTCCGATACACGATTCCACCTAATTGAAATAACCACAGAGTAGTGTGccgagagagtaagaaaagaGGACTCGCAATCGGCGAGGTGGACGATGATCTCGGAGAACGATCGTGGGCGATCCACGTCCGGCGATATCCCATCGAGATCGTCAAATGGATGCCTCCCGTCTTTCTACGTTTTCTCGGCAGCCTGCATTTCCGTTCGCACGTGCCGGTTCGTCGAGGGGATTACGAACCCTCCGCGTCGAACCTTTCCAATgactccttctcctcctctttcgacCATTTCAAAGCTTCGAGcattcgaaagaaaacaagagaagaagagaagaacgatcGTACCAATGAAAGACCGAGAATCAAATCACTATCGTCCATACCCATCATTTGCCACTGCTTCTACCTTCGCAATCTTACTTTTTTCCATCTTCCATACTATTTTCGAATCGAAACTTTCCTTTCCGGCAAAAACGTTGCGACTCTTGTACTCGAGTTATCGCTTAAATgctaaagaaaattgttacaaaaacattaaattagggaagggtagaaaaagagaaacagagagagagagagagagagagagagagagagagaaggatagacaCATAGGGGAGTTCGAAGCTGATAGTAGATTTAATTGTAATGACCCGAGATATACTGAACGCGATCCGtacgataaaaaaggaataaatccTCGTAGGATTCCCACGTGAATCGTGACCGTAAACGAACGCTTTTACGGTCCACAGTCGATACGTCGCTCCATCATAGATATATCTACCTATGGCTTCCGGGGTAATCCTGAAGGACCTACCGAGcgagaaagaataatagaCTATCCTATGATAAAATACAGAGACTACGATACCGACCTTCTAAACCCGCTCGCAAAATCTCTAATTTCGCGATGAACATTTTCTATCCTCGTAACGTTCTAACAAATGTTCTTCGACGAAAGCTCCTTTTGGAATGGCCGCGACATCTTCTGCTCCTATAATTTATAGTTAAAGCGTACTACAAGATTATTCACCTAGAGATATTACTTAAATATTCACTGTATATTTGCACCCTTTGATTGCGGGATAGTAAATAGAAGTTTGTGTTACatggtataaatatatttatgcgaatagttttttttttcttttcttttttcttttaatacgaATGTGTCTACATATTCCGACACAGTACAGTGCTAATAAATGCAATTATCTCCAACTGGATTCATAGTGTAAAAGtcattaaaagatttttcatgTAATACTTGTTTTAAGAATTATTAACTTAACGTGTGTCTACCGTGACTTACCGCACGATTTTAATAAGATAGTTGATAGTCCTTCGAATAGGAGTAATAACGTACCATGTCCTTCAACGATAACCGATCGTGTGTATCTCCGTCTAAAGTAACGACGCGTGATGCGTCGATGTACGCAGtacataaaattgaaaaacgatGGAAAAAGATGAATGGTTTATAGTAAAAACTATACACAGTTCGCTAATATCTTAGACATGTGCACAGTTCATACatttgatcgataaaatatcattaatctTATAAGGTAAGAGTACTGTAAATTTTCTGTCGTCgcttatttatatgataacaCATAACGATAATCTGTAGGATactaaaaaatatgttcgcATCGctcaaatgtaattaaattgtCCAAGAGTTGGAGAAGTTTGGCGACCGAACTTAGCTGCCATATGCGAATCGTCTAGAACAATTTTCTGATATTATCGTTTGCTTGTATATTGTTTTTGTAATACGTCggcagatatatattttaataacgtaCTTATATGCAAGGGAATCGAAGCGTCTCTTAgcgtttcctttcttcttccgaCGCAAAACCGAATCGACTcgttttttaaactttttgaCGATTGTCCAAAGAGATCGTCGATGCTACGATTCGCTACGATTCCCTCATTACTATACCAACAGATATCTTACAGACTCTTTATAAAACTTTAAATACCAGCGTTCATCTTTAAAAAACAAACCattgaatttgaaaatattatcaaatgaaTAATACCAtgatgaattttataataaatttaagaaaCTCTGACTTTGTGTAATACTTTGCACTTTTTATCAATACATCAACTTGATAGCACCAATTTGTTAATCGTAAGATAAAACAAAGATTGGCATATCTATATTcgttaatgatttttattcaacTTTTTCTCAAAAATCGAGGATGTTCAATGTGCAGATATacttttttcaaagtaaaaagcaaaaaagaaaagaaaatatattctttgtgCTATGCATCTCAACAAGGATTATCCGATCTTGTCGACGTTAACGTTGTTAaccttatttaaaaaaaaaaaaaaaaaaagaaaaaaaaagaaaaaaaagaaaaacaaataaggccaagatataagattattttatggAATGTATACACAGATGAAAATAGTCAAATGTAGGAAACGCATAGGAAAACCGCAGTTGTCGCGCTCATATAAGCGGCTTCTAATACGCCCCTCCAATGAATACTTCTTTTTACGTCTTAACATTCGTATAGACGCGATTTCCTCCTATCGTTAATCTACTACAGAGGAGATAATCACCTGATACATTTTAATGTTGTTACTTCATAGTCAGGGACACTGTATTGCAAAATCAGTAAAATGCTTTACAAAAGCAtacatcttcttttcttcactGGTTCTGGAGGCTCCAATGCTGCCAATATAGCTTCgtcgaatacattttttaaacctttctaaaataaacatttaaataaatcggTACGTGTAATGTGGGAAACTCATATAACTTAAGTTCAGCTCACTTGCAAAAAAGTATACCTGTGTCAAAGCGCTACATTCTACGTATTTCACAGCTTTGAGCTCTTTTGCAAGTTTCTCTCCTTGTTCTGCTGAAATAGGTTTCTGCTTATTTTTTGCAAGCTTCTCTATAGTAGCAACATCGTCTCGTAAATCAATCTGAGTACCAACTAGGAGAAACGGAGTCCTTTGACAATGATGAGTTATTTCTGGAACCCActgtaacaattttttcaattcaatGTCCTAAATGTCATATGTTGTTTAAAATGCAAATATACGTTTTGTAATAGTTACcttttctttaacattttcaaatGACGACGGTGAAACAACTGAGAAACAGACCAGAAATACATCTGTTTGCGGATAACTTAAAGGTCTAAGTCTATCATAATCCTCCTGGCCTATGATGTAATTTCAATTCAATGTATATTTAAACTGTACaactaatattatttataaaatttaactaATAAAATCATTCATTATCCTTACCAGCGGTATCAAATAATCCTAACGTATATGGATCACCGCCTATCATTACCGTTACAGCATAGTTGTCGAAAACAGTAGGCACATATTCTGAAGGAAATTTATTTGTCGTATATGAAATCAGAAGACAAGTCTTTCCCACAGCTCCATCTCCAACCACAACACACTTTATTGTCTGCATCTTACTCTCTGCTCTCTATTTCctaaaatattaacataaaccttttattatgaaaatctGGCAGAAGCAGTTTTAATGGTTATACTTTAATgattatactttataaaaaataataaacttacTAAAAAACATTAACGTTACACCAACATAAATATTGTCGCGAGCACGACAATATCGTTGCAAAAAAACTACTCTATGATTcttaacaaaacaaaattattgaaaatgctAAAATTCACCAACGAGCTTAACCTAAACTCcacatacgtatgcatgtgTCGTGTCAAAGTAACGAAGATTTTCTGAAGAATTTTCACGAATTCAAACACAATGTGAATAGTGTGAAATATACGAATCGTCGTCGTAGTTAAACtagcaaaaatataaatattataaccgCAACTTAAAATGTGTTGATAAAAATGTACAATGAATGACTTACCTAATATTGTACTATCgccattaaaaattaaaaccaCAAATAAGCTTCGAATATACGTCAAAAAAACTAAAAGATGCGAGTGCATTTAACGCGacggatctttttttttaattcttcccACTTATCATAACAGTCTCAACACTTGTAACTTTTACGGGTTCACTGCCTCAGAAGTAAAATTTGTTACAGGCTTGAAAACTCGCAATTTTCCTTTCGACTATACGCGCGCGtgatatttgaaattcttaAAATCTTACCTACGCGatttatacgaaataattaGTTACGTccgaatatatttctcttcatAAATTGTCAAAGCGGTCCaaagtatttttttacaatttttatctttaaatgaTAGAAATGCTTAACAAATAACGTTACAAACGAACATAAccaaaataacattttaaattCAATAGATGGCAACACTGTTACTAAACTTACCGTAGCTGAACTACTAAAAAAGATGATTAGAACGTAATGGAATGTAACTGAACCTTTTTTATGTTGCTCGAGTATGTTGTAATGCATCTTTAAAGCATTATTAGTTTTCTATTACATGacgtaatgtatatatatatcaatagaaataaacgataaacgcACGATAAAAATGGCTGTAAAACCTTTCAATTCTAGTAAGACTTAcatctatttacaaatataatctCTGCTCGTTTATAATTCttatagtttatttattactcTTATTATCCTTTATAGTTTACTGTATTGTAAACAAATATTCGTTGTTATGATTTAATCTAAAGTTGATACTATTATTTACAGCGGACTCACCATTTTCAAAATcgttaaaaggaaagaatttgACGGGAACTGTTCGTCATTTACGAGATTTAGCAGCTGATGTTCATGGAATTATTCAGAAATGGAATGATAGTACTCTTGAaggaattaatattttaaaatctataatacaagaaaaatccaataaaaattataccgTTCAATTACAAAATTACTGTGATAACCTAGAAGAAATTTGTCATACTTTGGTATATTctgtttaattatttgtagaatacgtgtatatatatttatttatttatttatattatatttatatatattaattatatatatatatatatatatttcatgttaTAGAGTAATCTAGTAAAAACCTTGGAACAAATAGTACATCAGATAAACATTCTAACAATATTGGATAAAACtacaacaaaattatttacaacttGGCCAATATCAGCATTTGGTATAAGTATAAATTgtagatattttcttatagcatatttatcaaaattaaatatcttgtaGGAAGTACAGTGGAAATGATATATACTACTTATAGTAATGAAatgcatataaaatacaaagttCTTGAAAATATTGCTCATTGTCACACAGAGCCACAACAGATGTTATATCTTTCTACATGGTTACATCAACcattattatctaaaaatataacaatattattagaaGCAATGCTTACAGAAACTGGgtatagataattataaataatgtatacatGATCAGTAAGTATGctatatttttaatgcatgatattaaatttctattaattttttttatttaaaacaaggattattcatataataacaatagacagtattaataagaaaaaaagatgtccctttattttctttttttttttcttcttatatagatatcttcgcataatttttataacacaATCAAGAACGTGTTACTCATATAAATAACTGATACCTGAGATCATAACAAACGGatataagtaaaattataaattaatggaTATGTTACTAACCTTTGCTAATGCACTTAAACAAAGTGAATCTATCTTAACAAGGTGACTTCACATCCTTATTTTGAAAGTttgacaataaaattatttttttcctcaaaTATTGCcaaatatatatcgatccattttttcaaagaatataaGTTAAATATGGTCTcgaaaataacttttaaaataatgatgTAATGACAAAAcacttgatatatatatatatatatatacacacacatacacacatatatatatatgaggaAGAAGTATGAATCttacacataaatatttaagcaTTTTTCTATACCATAGCATTAGTTAGAATCACACATAATTACATGTACATCTCACAacttattgtaaatattttgcttcgtattttaaaaaaattttaaatacatatttacagataaatacatagagaattattttagcaataataggaaaaaaggataaaatctCCTTTGCTTGAATGTTATATTCCACATTACgtcttctatatttttttaatgtaatttgttaaaaatctcttattattattattattatatttagatatatatatttttagttgaaaaataaaactattatttGTAATGAAAGAATTGTGAAATATAAAACTTCCTCATTAGACATATACAATTTAGTTAAATGCATTAGAAAATTacatgtatttaataatagatagGACCATTTCATAATTgcaaaaatttatgataaggAATAATATTAAGATTAATGCAAAAAGATCAAACGacacaaaaatattaaaataattaatattatattaaaataaaaattaaattttaacacAAGTccaattatatatgaaaatcttATTGCTTGCATGAAACTGAAATGttcattttaatcaatttattctcctgttttttttttttttgttgaagaaatttttgtaCACTAATATTGCTAAAAAGTAGTTGAATTATTATTGACAAAATTCAAAACTATTAGACAGTCataaattttaaaacttttGTCTAATAGCAACATTTTGTGTACATTTTATAATCCAAAAGATAACTTCAggatgtatttttttaatgtacaggaaaatattttttttataactatgtatatctatgaattatatttacatacacatTAAACTGAATGATATTGTACATTTTTACAATTGCTTATAGCAAAAGAAAGGTACGAATTATCTAAAAAAGTGTTATGTTCTATTTTGAACTAATGCAAATTCATACATAAAgtttatagaaaagaaacatgtAGCAATCGTCAAAAATACATCCGTTTCATATTCAAATAATTGTACTGTATGTCTAATATTACTATACACTGTACAAATAACTTTAATTAGTATAATACCATCAGTCACGCGATGATCTAAAAATCAACTTCTAgcatttctattaaattcttCGCTCAATGCTTCAAAATCAAGATCTGTAtctaaatttgtattatttggTATGATATTACCTTCTAAGATATTATCAggcataatattttttaatcgttccgATACTAATTCGTCGACCAAGTTTGTTTGATCTACTAAGTGTAATTGTTCAACTAATTTTTCGtcaattaaaagatttttgtctattacactactactattcaAAATATCTAAATGCGTTATATGATCATATTGAGCTACTTTTGACATATCCAAATTTTCTGTACTATCAAATATATTAGTATcacaattattagaaataattggTACTGCATCTTGTAACACGGATATACTGTCTGAAGCTTTACAAATTGAAGCTGCAGGTAATATTTTACATGAATTTGCATCTAACGTAGAACTTTGCACTTTACTGCAATTTAAATTTGACGTACTCATAGGTACTATCTTAGAAACTAATTTTTGAAATCCTTTAGCAAAGGTCTGAGACCCATCTTCTATATTATTCAAGTCACTTTGAATGCTTTGCTTTTCAAATGATCCCAAAGTACCATTTTCTAGCTTCACCAAACCTTGCTCTACTGGTCCTAATTTTATAAAGGCTTCATCTATATGTTCCAATTTCGATTCATCGTAATTACTTTCTACTTTGCCAAAAATTTCAGGATCACTGGACGGTCCTAAATTATCGGTTAACTTGGTAAAACTTTCTTTATGAGATTCTGAAGTTTGGAATTTTGAAACTTTGGTtgtattaatatcgattttttggAACCCTGGATTCTCCGAAATTTGATTTTGTATTTCAGGACTTGAAATTAAAAGTTTAGAAACATTAGTAGCCTTATTATTATCGACGTTATTGATATTACTAGGATTTCTTCTCATTAACGTTAAGGCCGACAATACTTCCGGGCACGTAGGATTTGATGCCGCATCAGTTCTTCTTTCACTCAGAAAATCTGATATACTAAGATCTGAACTCTCTGAAAATCCACTAGACAtcctttcttcgttattttctttagattcTTCAGAATTGGCTGTTTTTCGTAGTTTTACTGGTGGTTCCTCATTTATGTAAATGTTCGAAGTCTCTTCGTCATAACTCTTTAGTGCGTcgttattgattttatataatccaGGATTAACGCCCAAGGCATCACACAGTAATTCTTCGTTAATATCTACTAAGTCTTTATCCGATCCTTTATCAGTATCTGCTAAAGATAACATTTCACCAACCTTCTCTCTTATCTTATCCATCAATTGTTTTACCTcttgtaaaaaatttctaacatTGTTCTCAGATTTTAAAACTAGTAAATCATATAGAGATTGTGCATTAAGTACCGGCTTTGCggctatttttattatttcaatatcttcacATACTGAAATTGCTTCTTTTAGCTTAACTTTACGCCGTTCTGATTTAGCTTCAGGTGTAACATAAGCCCATGGccccctttttttccctttacgTTTTAAGGGATCTTGATTGCCATTTTGTTTAAGTTCAGGATCGGGTGTAGGGGGTGGCAATTGTTCCGGACTACCGTGATCAGGATGCATTTCAAAATGCCTTGCCATACG
Above is a window of Vespula vulgaris chromosome 4, iyVesVulg1.1, whole genome shotgun sequence DNA encoding:
- the LOC127063555 gene encoding cyclin-dependent kinase 2-interacting protein-like, yielding MAVKPFNSTDSPFSKSLKGKNLTGTVRHLRDLAADVHGIIQKWNDSTLEGINILKSIIQEKSNKNYTVQLQNYCDNLEEICHTLSNLVKTLEQIVHQINILTILDKTTTKLFTTWPISAFGSTVEMIYTTYSNEMHIKYKVLENIAHCHTEPQQMLYLSTWLHQPLLSKNITILLEAMLTETGYR
- the LOC127063553 gene encoding cdc42 homolog isoform X1, with the protein product MQTIKCVVVGDGAVGKTCLLISYTTNKFPSEYVPTVFDNYAVTVMIGGDPYTLGLFDTAGQEDYDRLRPLSYPQTDVFLVCFSVVSPSSFENVKEKWVPEITHHCQRTPFLLVGTQIDLRDDVATIEKLAKNKQKPISAEQGEKLAKELKAVKYVECSALTQKGLKNVFDEAILAALEPPEPVKKRRCMLL
- the LOC127063553 gene encoding cdc42 homolog isoform X2; protein product: MQTIKCVVVGDGAVGKTCLLISYTTNKFPSEYVPTVFDNYAVTVMIGGDPYTLGLFDTAGQEDYDRLRPLSYPQTDVFLVCFSVVSPSSFENVKEKWVPEITHHCQRTPFLLVGTQIDLRDDVATIEKLAKNKQKPISAEQGEKLAKELKAVKYVECSALTQV